In the Oryzias latipes chromosome 23, ASM223467v1 genome, one interval contains:
- the LOC101168588 gene encoding leucine-rich repeat-containing protein 4 has product MTLLGRVAVHRARKAALFCVLFLMVRAWSSASLASAGAAVPQGPQGCPPQCSCSNQQGKVVCTRRGLTRVPPGIPANTRHLNLMENAIEAVQADSFRHLHHLEVLQLGRNAIRQIEVGAFNGLTSLNTLELFDNRLTVVPSGAFEYLSKLRELWLRNNPIESIPSYAFNRVPSLMRLDLGELRKLEYISEGAFEGLQNLKYLNLGMCNIRGDMPNLSPLNGLEELEISENLFPVIKPGSFKGLRSLKKLWVMNSQITVIERNAFDGLSSLVELNLAHNNLSAVPHNLFSPLRYLVELHLHHNPWNCGCEAAWLARWLREYIPTNSTCCGRCNSPVTMRGRQLIEVEQGEGAAIQCSAPFIADAPRDLNISAGRVAELRCSTAPMSSVSWLLPNGTILTHASWHPRISVLSDGTLNFSNVLAGDTGTYTCMVSNAAGNSNASAYLNVSAAELNTSVLSYFTTVTVEVLGPTTEMPKPKTSMTTAAAGAGVAGGGGVNLRTTTTTAAPSVFQPVFISTPTVLLQNTDSPANAAKPSILPGLRGVTGKPGKSGPSLDEVMTTTKIIIGCFVAVTLLAAVMLIAFYKLRKRHQQRSTVAAARTVEIIQVDDEDLPPPASATQESSLTLPEIRDHNSIHKLDFISHRTEYNFHKPKAEYKPQPDFALHKPKAEYTTYKPNMDFSSHKSTADYNTHKSTPDFSLHRPKLDCSPFRQDYNSHKQEYSPFKTDFGIHPKAKTEYSPFKADYSTHPRQRTDFSPFKRDYSTQPKVKHDYSPLKSDYNSQHKPKSEHSPFKTDFGTHPRFKPDHMPFNPDYSTQPKVKMDYNSQRPKTDMTYKNKDHYTPHKSAPDYNAFKTDFSPHQVDYSAFKSDFSPHTQRPKLDYSPHKMDYSPHKMDYSTLKPKYNTYKPTGHGAKWTDNNVGNSLPRTLPSTVPTMAEPYVIKTHTKEKVQETQI; this is encoded by the coding sequence ATGACTCTCCTGGGGCGGGTAGCTGTGCATCGTGCCAGGAAAGCCGCCCTGTTCTGTGTATTATTCCTGATGGTGCGAGCGTGGAGCAGCGCCTCCCTGGCCTCGGCGGGGGCGGCGGTGCCTCAAGGACCTCAGGGCTGTCCACCACAGTGTTCCTGCAGTAATCAGCAGGGGAAAGTGGTGTGCACTCGAAGGGGCTTAACCCGAGTGCCCCCTGGCATTCCTGCCAACACACGACACCTCAATCTAATGGAAAACGCCATTGAGGCGGTGCAGGCTGACTCTTTCCGCCATCTGCACCACCTTGAGGTGCTCCAGCTTGGGCGAAATGCCATACGGCAGATTGAGGTGGGTGCGTTTAATGGACTGACAAGCCTCAACACTTTGGAGCTCTTTGATAACAGGTTGACAGTTGTGCCTAGTGGGGCCTTTGAGTACCTGTCTAAACTGAGAGAACTGTGGCTGAGGAACAACCCAATTGAAAGTATTCCCTCATATGCCTTTAACCGGGTGCCCTCACTCATGAGACTGGACCTAGGAGAATTGAGAAAATTGGAGTACATCTCAGAAGGAGCTTTTGAAGGTCTACAAAATCTCAAGTACCTCAACCTGGGAATGTGCAACATAAGGGGTGATAtgccaaatctgagtccccTAAATGGCCTTGAGGAGCTGGAGATCTCTGAGAATCTGTTCCCTGTGATAAAGCCAGGCTCCTTCAAAGGTCTACGGTCTCTTAAAAAACTATGGGTGATGAACTCACAAATCACAGTAATTGAACGCAATGCTTTCGATGGCTTATCTTCACTGGTGGAACTCAATCTTGCCCATAACAACCTGAGTGCAGTGCCACACAATCTATTCTCCCCACTCAGGTACTTGGTGGAGCTTCATCTTCACCATAACCCTTGGAACTGTGGCTGCGAAGCAGCATGGTTAGCCCGCTGGCTAAGAGAATACATCCCTACTAACTCAACTTGCTGTGGACGATGCAACTCACCTGTTACAATGAGAGGCCGTCAATTGATTGAAGTGGAACAAGGCGAGGGTGCGGCAATTCAGTGTTCTGCACCGTTCATTGCAGATGCACCAAGGGACTTGAATATTTCAGCAGGAAGAGTAGCTGAGCTGCGTTGCAGCACTGCTCCAATGTCTTCAGTGAGTTGGTTGCTACCCAATGGGACTATTCTGACACATGCCTCTTGGCACCCCAGGATATCAGTGCTTAGTGATGGTACCCTCAACTTCTCAAATGTTTTGGCAGGAGACACCGGTACTTATACCTGCATGGTGTCCAATGCGGCTGGGAACTCGAATGCCTCAGCCTATCTCAACGTGAGTGCAGCAGAGCTTAACACATCCGTCTTGAGCTACTTTACCACAGTGACTGTGGAGGTCTTGGGTCCAACCACAGAGATGCCCAAACCTAAGACTAGCATGACAACAGCTGCTGCAGGTGCTGGAgttgctggaggaggaggagtcaacCTAAGGACAACAACTACAACTGCAGCTCCTTCTGTATTTCAACCAGTTTTCATCTCAACACCAACAGTGCTGCTGCAAAACACGGACAGTCCAGCAAACGCAGCCAAGCCATCCATTTTACCAGGACTTAGAGGGGTCACTGGAAAACCAGGCAAGTCTGGCCCAAGCCTGGATGAAGTTATGACAACCACCAAAATCATAATAGGTTGCTTTGTGGCAGTAACATTGTTGGCTGCAGTCATGCTAATTGCCTTTTACAAATTGAGAAAGCGCCACCAGCAAAGGAGCACAGTGGCAGCTGCCCGTACAGTAGAGATTATTCAGGTGGATGACGAGGACCTTCCACCACCAGCATCAGCAACCCAAGAGTCATCTCTCACATTACCTGAAATACGGGACCACAACAGCATTCATAAACTGGACTTCATCAGCCACAGGACTGAATACAATTTTCACAAACCCAAGGCTGAATATAAACCCCAGCCTGATTTTGCATTACACAAGCCGAAGGCTGAATACACTACATATAAGCCAAATATGGACTTTAGTAGCCACAAATCCACTGCAGATTACAACACGCACAAATCAACGCCTGACTTTAGCCTTCACAGACCAAAGCTCGACTGCAGTCCGTTTAGACAGGACTACAACTCTCACAAGCAAGAATACAGCCCATTTAAGACGGACTTTGGCATTCACCCTAAGGCTAAAACAGAATATAGTCCCTTCAAAGCAGATTACAGCACTCATCCAAGACAGAGAACTGACTTCAGCCCGTTTAAACGAGATTATAGCACCCaaccaaaagtaaaacatgactATAGCCCACTGAAATCAGACtacaactcacaacacaaaccaAAATCTGAACACAGTCCATTCAAGACAGACTTTGGCACTCACCCAAGATTTAAGCCTGACCATATGCCATTTAACCCTGACTATAGCACTCAACCTAAAGTCAAGATGGACTACAACTCCCAGAGACCCAAGACGGATATGACCTACAAAAATAAGGATCATTACACTCCTCATAAGTCTGCACCTGACTACAACGCCTTCAAGACCGATTTCAGTCCCCATCAAGTGGATTACAGCGCTTTCAAGTCTGACTTTAGTCCACATACACAGAGACCTAAACTTGATTATAGTCCACATAAAATGGACTATAGCCCTCATAAGATGGACTACAGCACTCTTAAGCCTAAATACAACACGTACAAACCTACCGGCCATGGAGCTAAATGGACAGACAACAATGTTGGTAATTCTTTGCCTCGAACCCTGCCCAGCACTGTCCCCACGATGGCTGAGCCCTATGTCATCAAAACTCACACCAAGGAGAAGGTACAAGAGACTCAGATTTGA